A single region of the Amphiprion ocellaris isolate individual 3 ecotype Okinawa chromosome 4, ASM2253959v1, whole genome shotgun sequence genome encodes:
- the LOC111580410 gene encoding aspartate aminotransferase, cytoplasmic-like: MSVFSDVPQAPPVAVFKLTADFREDSHPQKVNLGVGAYRTDDCQPWVLPVVKKVERLIVEDESLNHEYLPILGLPEFRSASSKVALGDDSAAIKDNRVGGVQALGGTGALRIGAEFLRRWYNGVNNTATPVYVSAPTWENHNAVFADAGFKDIRPYHYWDAAKRGLDFTGFQDDLEKAPEHSIFVLHACAHNPTGTDPTQEEWKKIAEIMKRRNLFVFFDSAYQGFASGSLDKDAWAIRFFVSEGFELFVAQSFSKNFGLYNERVGNLTVVAQDSENLTRILSQMEKIVRTTWSNPPSQGARIVSKTLNCPELFAEWKANVKTMADRVLLMRDQLKSKLQALGTPGTWDHITQQIGMFSFTGLNPKQVEFMIKEKHVYLMASGRINMCGLTSKNIDYVAQSIHDAVTTIQ, encoded by the exons ATGTCCGTTTTCAGCGATGTCCCGCAGGCCCCGCCCGTAGCGGTCTTCAAGCTGACCGCCGACTTCAGGGAGGACAGCCACCCGCAGAAGGTGAATCTGGGAGTCGGAG CTTACCGTACTGACGACTGCCAGCCCTGGGTGCTGCCGGTGGTGAAGAAGGTGGAGCGGCTGATTGTGGAGGACGAAAGCCTGAACCACGAATACCTGCCAATCCTCGGCCTGCCGGAGTTCCGCTCTGCGTCCTCCAAGGTCGCCCTGGGAGACGACAGCGCCGCCATCAAGGACAACAGG gtTGGAGGTGTCCAGGCTCTGGGGGGGACGGGAGCATTGAGGATCGGGGCAGAGTTTCTGCGACGGTGGTACAACGGCGTCAACAACACAGCCACACCTGTATACGTCTCAGCACCCACCTGGG AAAACCACAATGCTGTGTTTGCTGATGCTGGCTTCAAAGATATCCGCCCCTACCACTACTGGGATGCTGCTAAGAGGGGTCTGGACTTCACCGGATTCCAGGATGACCTGGAG AAAGCTCCAGAACACTCCATCTTTGTCCTTCATGCCTGTGCACACAACCCTACCGGCACCGACCCGACCCAGGAGGAGTGGAAGAAGATCGCAGAGATCATGAAG AGGAGGAATCTGTTTGTGTTCTTCGACTCCGCTTATCAGGGTTTTGCCTCCGGCAGTCTGGATAAAGACGCCTGGGCCATCCGGTTCTTTGTCTCAGAGGGCTTCGAGCTCTTTGTAGCTCAGTCCTTCTCCAAAAACTTTGGCCTGTACA ATGAGAGAGTGGGGAACCTGACAGTGGTAGCCCAGGACAGCGAGAACCTGACCCGAATCCTTTCCCAGATGGAGAAGATTGTCAGGACAACCTGGTCCAACCCACCTTCTCAGGGAGCACGCATTGTCAGCAAGACCCTCAACTGCCCCGAGCTGTTTGCAGAATG GAAGGCTAATGTAAAGACCATGGCAGACCGGGTCCTGCTGATGAGGGATCAGTTGAAGTCCAAGCTGCAAGCTCTGGGCACCCCAGGGACCTGGGACCACATCACTCAGCAGATTGGGATGTTCAGCTTCACCGGCCTGAACC CCAAACAGGTGGAGTTCATGATCAAAGAGAAACACGTGTACCTGATGGCCAGCGGTCGCATCAACATGTGCGGTCTGACCTCCAAGAACATCGACTATGTCGCTCAGTCCATCCACGATGCCGTCACCACAATCCAGTAA